The DNA window TATAGAAAGCACTAAATGTCGTTACTATTCATCTTTAGTAACGGCACATAACGCCGTTACGGTTCGTTACAGACACGTACGTTACAGATAGTTATGAATCATTAGTAACGACTATCCAACACTGTTACTGATATACTTATCTGTAACGGCATTCATACTGTTACTGTTATACTTATTTGTAACGACACTGTGATGGAAGTACCGTTACTATTattactatctgtaacggcaCTATAATGAAAGAACTGTTACTGTTATTACTATCTGTAATGGCACATGAAAGgaagaaccgttactgttagAATTATCTGTAACAGCATTGGGACGGAAGAACTGTTACtgttattattttctataacgACGCTATAATGgaaaaaccgttactgttattacTATCTGTAACGACACTTGAAAGgaagaaccgttactgttagGGTTATTTGTAATGGCATTCGTAATGATAAAActgttacaaatattttttatatttcattttttattttaattattattaatacctGTAATCCGAAAATAGGCAAATTttataatccaaaatacccaaaaatctCCTTAAATATACCCAAATATTTGGGTATTCAAAATACCCaaatatcataattcaaaatacccaaatattataattctaaATACCCAAATATCATAATTCTAAATACCCAAATATCATAATTCTAAATACCCaaatatcataattcaaaatatacaaataCCCAAAATACACAAATACCCACAATCAAGTAGGAGGTAGAGGACAGGGAGGAAGGCCACCGGGAAACATAGATAACATCATTgccatctgattcttcatctgAAGCATTTATTCCCTCATTTGATCACGTTCAGCCTCAGAATGTAGTCTCTCTTCCTCAGAACGTTTTCTCGCTTCCTCAGAACGCAGTCTCTCAGGCTCGCAACACTATCTCTCAGCCTCAATCACTTTATGTGACATTTGTCTCTCAGCCTCAATCTCTTCACGTGATAGTCGTCTCTAAGCCTCATTCTCCTCTCGCAGCTCTATCTTCTCTGCTTCATGCTCCTCTCGAAACTTCCTCATCTCCAATTCACGTTCCTCTCACATTTTGCACATTTCTTCTTGTAGAACCAGGTTGTCCTGGCGTAATTGTTGAGTGTTTGTGTGATGATGACTGCTCAAAGAACCCCCAAGCATCTGCTCTAAACGATGTAGGTCGTACGCCTGCCCCCATACCTACAACTCTACCATGTCCTTGAGACCCGAAAGCGTACTCTGTCAACTACAGTTCATTTCTActcgggtcttcttctatagcagtgCGCAACGCAGACTACAAACACAATTAGTTTTGGATTAGTacaaaacataaacaaacacaaattaaacatataaataaatcacaCTTACCACTTTCTCAATAATAATAGGGGGGACCTCCGGATTTGGATCCTGTAAAGTTAGTTTCTTAGTATGTGTGTGGAGAAATTGGTCAGCGAAATTAGGCGATTGTCCAGTAGTCCTCTCCTGTACAGATTCAATGATACACATtataataaaaccaaaaaaacattCGAAACTTTATATGAATTGAGAAAACGCACCAGTTGCCTCTCGACTTGTGAAAAAGAGATGTTACCtgcatgattcttgtacacgACATTCACCCTATTACTCGTATTTGAAATACTTGTTTTctgaaattttgaatagtttttttaatagattattAAAGTAAGAGttcgttaaaaaaataatagagcGATCACTTACCTTGAACTCCGGAGTGAAGAAGCGATGCTCTAGAAGATAATGCCAATCACTAAGTGCGATCTCCGGGGGGATTGGCCCGAATCGCTGCCACGTTATCTTCAAAGGGCTTAATGTACAAAGTGTTCCATTGACATCTCCACCTATCCTAAAGTTGTTTTGCATGATGTAGCCCTTGACGCAGATAGGTGCCGATGTTCCCCTCTGTAGACTCGAAAGgatcctaaaaaataataatttaatctaaaaatacaattatagaTTGTGATTAATACATAAAAACGAATAACTTACCGTGATAGCCCTCCATATGTGATCCAGCTGTGTGGAGCTTAGGTCCGTCCAACATAGGGTCATGTGCGGTACTGCATTGGAGTCCtgaatgacactcccaatatgcctcgaccatGCAATCAATCCTATTATCACACATGGGCTTACCATCTATCAGATTAAACTCTAGTGACATCTTCTCTCCAGGCTGCAACTTACCAACTGCagtatttttgttcttaccccgtctcctcctcgaagaaaatcctaaaaatgaACACAAATTTATATAGGGATCATAGGAACATACATAATCAAACACCAGTACCCGCGTCATGCTCAGACGGGGgttgtgtctcatcatcatctatAGTATTTGGTACACCATCAATGGCCATATCATCATCACTCTGTAAATCCTCGTCCAAATCGATTCCACCAATAGAGTTGAGTAACGCTAAAGGGTCCTCAGACTGATCCTCGGTCCTCTGAACGAGGTTCTCTAACTAATGCTCGAAGCCCTTACCCTTCTTAGGTGCCATGATCGCTGTAAATATACAATGTAATTTATTAGAGAAATGTGCGATTTGAACCCATGccttaataaacacaattaaaccttaattagaataacgAGTATTTATTGGAGTAACAATTTTCCATCCAATCCTTGATGCCATATCCAGAGAGTAAAACACTTGTTGTGAttggcttgccattatgaatgAGTCACTAATTTGAATTGGTAGAGTCTTGTTCATATTGATTCTAACATAACTGTACTTGTCAACCTTAATGCCCCGATCTTTATGAAGAATATCATACCATCTACATTTGAAGAGAACCACGCGTCTTCCACTAAAATATGAtacttctatgatttcattgagCACTCCATAGTAAATAGTTGTCTTTTCCCCATTATTTCCAACAACCAATACACCGCTATTTTGGGTGGTCAAACTCTCGTCGTGCTTCTCCGTGTTgaacttgtacccatttattttgcacgagttataCTTTTTAGCATATATTGTAGGTCCGCCacctaaaatcttaagattcatTATTCTATCAGAGTCATCGATTAATTGTTTCACCTATTATTCattagaaattattgttaactaactagtaaaaaaaatattaagtaaatgtTGAGATTTACTTACTTTTCCTTTGAAATAACTAACGTATTGTTTATCCCGTTCTTCATTTGAAATATTGGGTTGACATGATTGCATGAAATCGCTGCACAAGtgttaaattaacttaattctaaaagtacttaaattaaatataagtagtaatgaaattgtttcacttacttataatattcttcagcttTGCGACAATTTTTTAAGATGTACGAATGAGCACGTTGATGATCCCCTGGTTGGTATGTGTAGGACGTGACATTAGATAAATCTTCTATAGCAAAGAATATGGACAATGTTGTACTAGTTTATATCGAGGCATCTCATGATTCTTGATCCtccaaatatcgggcacacatgctcatactctcattcacAAGGTAACTCTCGCTAATTGAACCTTCTGGAGAGTTCCTGTGCCTTAGGTATTTCTTTAGTGTTCTCATATACTGTTCAACTAGATACATCTATCGATACTGGACAAGCCCTCTAAGGTAAGCCTCAAAAGCTAAATAAACTAGCAAgtgcaccattatatcaaaaaaagaaggtggaaagatcttctACAGTTTACAAAGTATCAAGACAATGTCGTCCTGTAGTTTTTCCAATAGATcgcgttgtaaacttttttggcaaagcaaccgaaaaaatcttgacaaattcaCAACAGTATGATACTCATCATCGGGAAGTAGGCCACGTGTAGCTAGTGGAATGAGATACTGTAATAAAAtatgacaatcgtgactcttcaattCTGATATTCTTTTGTCATCTATGTTTACACATATgccaatatttgaacaaaaaccgtcCGGCATTTTAACATCTTTAAGAAACTGGCATAATCGTTTCTTTTGTTCTGTTGTTAGTGTATAAGGGGCTACTGGACACCGAAGAATACCATCAACCACAACGAGATGTAAGGAATGCTTTATGTTCAATATGACCAAATCTTTTCTCACTTTAATCCCATCCTTGgtattttctttgaaattcattaaagtttccaacaaactatcacatatattcttctcaatatgcatgacatctaagttatgtctcaacatcaacgatttccagtaaggcaattggaaaaatatactaaatttgtTCCAGTTCTCACCCCGGGATTCATGAATAACTTTCGTGCTTGCAATTGAATTTCGGAACCCGATAGTAGAACAGGAGGACCTCTATGCTCAGTACGCCCGTCAAACGTATCGGTCTCTTTGCGCCAACGATGATTAGACGGGAGGAATCGTCGATGACTCATGTAACACTCCTTTTGGTAATTTGTCAACCTCAATGATGTCGTGTTCTGATTACAAGATGGGCATGCAAATTTCccctttgtactccatccagacaaGTTTGCATATGCGgggaaatcattaatagtccacataagagTTGCCCGcaagttaaaaaaatgttttctgtttgcatcgtatgtcttcacaccgGTATGCCACAATTCCatcaactcttcaataagtggctAAAGAAATACGTCAATGcaatctcccggactctttggttCAGGAATTAACATGGACAGAAGAAAGTTGTTGGTGTTCATACATATAGTCGGAGCGACATTATAAGAGATGAGAATTACTGGCCAAATGTTGTACGATGTTTTCCAGTTATCAAATGATTGAAATCCGCCACTTGCCAAAGAaagtcgcacatttcgaggGTTTGCAGCAAAATCTGGATACAAGTTATCAAAGGTCTTCCACGTCATTGAATTAGTCGGATGCCTTAACACATCATCTTCAGAattgttatctttatgccaagtcatcaTTGGAGCGGTTTTGGAACACATAAAAaatctttgcaacctcggttttaatAGAAAATACCGCAACACCTTATTGGGAATAAACTTGCCATACACTTTTTTCCGAATTGCACTACTAGATTAATTGATTTTCCATCTGAACAGCCCACAAACTTACAATTCTGCAAATCCTTATATTGTTTACGAAaaagcatgcaatcattcttacacgcaTCAATTTTTTCGTACGATAGACCCATGTTtgtaatgaatttcttgcactcataatacgaTTTTGGCAACTAATTAGGAACTGACACGACGACAAgctaaaagaaagaaagttgTCGAATTAATGTCCCGGGTAGAACAAAGTGGCCTTCCCGGTCCACtcgatgatgaagaagaagaggatgaaacTCCTCTACAACCAAGGAAGAACAAAGTTGCACCGTCCTCATCTGCCCTATCAACAAGTTAGGGAACATCAGCCATTCCCCCATCTGGTCCACCCAGACCGGCAGGTGGATCCTTCAACTTCAACCGCTTACCTTCCGGAAGAACAAGCCTTCTAGCCGGATGGTGCATGGATgcagatcaaagagagagagaatgggAAGTCGAGAAGGAGAGAAAGCACAAAGAACAAGAAAAGGGAGGATCTTCTTTTaataataacgtctattagaccgcctggtctaatagaattagactacacgtttaattatccaataaccattagacggtacgtctaactccactgagttagactacacgtctaattccggttctacttcagacttgtctgaaggagttagacgcacgtctaactttccctaattagaccacacgtctaattattcaataaccattagatggtacgtctaactccactgagttagactacacgtctaattccggttctacctcagacttgtctgaaggagatagacgcacgtctaaatttcactaattataccacatgtctaattattcaataaccattagacggtacttctaactccactgagttagactacacgtctaattccggttctacctcagacttgtctgaaggagttaaacgcacgtctaactttcactaattagaccacacgtctaattccgaacaaattagactatccgtctaattgtaaatatattagactacacgtctaactccgaacaaattagactatccgtctaattgtaaatatattagactacacgtctaactccgatgagttagactatacgtctaattctgaatatctattagaccatccgtctaattacaagtctatcagactatacgtctaactccggtgagttagacggtacgtctaatttcgaacacattagacttgcatctaattccgtgtattcattagacttacgtctaattctttacattcattagactacacgtctaactccgatgagttagactgtacgtctaattctatgtattagacttacgtctaattccgtgtatctattagaccatccgtctaattacacgtctattagactacacgtctaactccgataagttagactgtacgtctaattctatgcattcattagactacacgtctaactccgatgagttagactgtacgtctaattctatgcattgaatgccaaaatcggtctaatgaccctcattagagccaagtcttatgaaatattgtttcaatacacctgcatcaaaactcataagttatttcatcatcaaaatcttagtggttaaattatttcaacacttagtcaaaataatttgacccaacactttttattttttcaataaagagtTTAAAAATTTTGTCTTTCATCAAGAAGCCCTTTGACATATATCCTCTAATAATTTCTGAATTTCTCGctattttgttcatatttataaatggtcaattattatttgacaaaaaaaaaatcggcGTTGCTTACCAACCTCGGGTAAAGACAAATTTAATTGCCGTTCAAAATTTCGAATAAAGAATCCTCTGACACCACTTAATTAGTTTTTTCGGTTAGCTTGCTTTTATTCATCACTCATTGATATATAATTCACATAAGTTTTTCTTTAGAGTTACCTTAAAAAATTGTGTGATTGTTGGATAATTttcattagaattttaaattttacaaatatgtattatttaacctcttttatcttttattatttgcaaattaatgttttattcgtaacttcttatttgttttaatgtGAAATAATtacttataacaaaaatatttgaagggctcttatttaatatattttttaaaataatatagagaTGCCTAATAATtcaatgttaaaatttataaaataacttaatttatttagtgaattattatctttataaacttagtaattataaatgaaaatttcaattactggaatacattttttaaactttttatttcttatgtGTCAGTTTAAAGGGgtaaaattatgtaaatatatatatgttacatcattgtatatatttaaattagtgtaaaggatttgtttattatatctttttataaaattaaataataattagaataaatatatatacatatatataatattatttttattattgttaactTTTATAAGATCCGTTCCGAAAAGTTAGTGGAGTCAATCGAGGAGTTAATCGTTCCTTTCGAGTACGTACGAACTTGATATAATAGTAAcattgttatattttaattttgtttttcttatgttttattattatattttaattattttaattattttcagaagaagaaaattttaatagtttgtGTCTATCTAGGTGAAGCTGcttagttttattcataaaagaaaatgttcaacaaaataaaatgtattaaataaaaggaAATTATCTTTTAGTTACattgtataattaaaaatgtgttaaatcattttttacatATTCAAAAACAATACAGATGGTTCTGTTTCTACCTCttctttgattttaattttttgaaaaacaagtTCACATGTTTCAAACTTATTCTCACATGACATATTACTTTTTAAAGGGTAAATCCACTTTAATTCTCATTAATATTaactaaacaataaaaaataaatgttacaGAATGCATTGCTAATAACTTAACCTATTGAGTAGTTTTGCCTAAAAAACACTTTAAAGGTAAGTGCAGATTATGTgctaactttttaaaattcaaaaaaataaaagaaaaacaaagtaTTAGCTTGCTATTTGTACAACAATCATCATATATAGTAATGATTTAAAACATATTCCATTTTCTTTTTTAGATATAACACTAACATCCTCAATACTTTATTTAATGATTGCTCATAATTTTGTGAAAACTATTATTTAACATTATCATTATCAACCCACAAACTTAATACAATTactatttaacatatatatatacctaattcATATAAAAGTCCATTTTTGGTTGAAAGACAGTGACTAATATCtctatgtatataataataacaattctCTTAAGGCAGTGGCAATCACTTTCAATGGCTTATTCATTCAATATCATTGTTTGGAAGTTACAAACAAGATAAGGGTGATCCAAAGCATGCACAACCTCCATCACAAGTTCACAACTTATTTCACTAAAATAAACTTTTCCAcaacaaaaaaaagaagatcTTTATAAGAGCTTAATTTTCACAACTTAATTTTTGAAGAAAGTTTGGTGAGTGATTTAAGTCTATGAACAACTTAATTAGTGGGTTAATtgaataattgaatattttatgtAAAGATGGAATTTGGCTTGCCTTCAAAGTTActaaaaacaaatgaaagagaGGTGTAAtcataatgaaaaagaaagtccCCATCTTCTTCACTCAAACCTCCATTATTCATCTCaccagaaaaagaaaaaaaaggattgATGGATGATTCATATATTTCACCTAAATCTCTCTCTTTTTCTTGCATTCCATCTCTCTCCCCCAAATATGAATATGATTCTCCAACTAATTCTGTTCATTCTCTTTTCTCCGGCAGTGGTTTCCGGTCACTGCACCACCACCAAAACCTTCCAAAAATGCATGACTCTTCCTTCTCAGCAAGCCTCCATAGCTTGGACTTTTCACCCACGAAATTCCACTCTAGAACTTGTCTTCTTCGGCACTTTTATCTCTCCCACCGGTTGGGTTGGCTGGGGAATCAATCCCACCTCGCCGGAGATGACTGGCACCCGGTCCTTAATTGCCTTTCCCGACCCCAATTCCGGCCAGATCGTCCTCCTACCATACATTCTTGACCCAACTGTCAAGCTTCAAAGGAATTCTCTTCTCTCTCGTCCACTTGATATCCATCTTCTCTCATCTTCTGCCACACTTTACGGCGGTAAAATGGCCACCATTCACGACGGCGCCTCCATTAGAATATATGCTACCTTAAGGCTAGTACCCAATAAGACAAAAATCCATTTTGTCTGGAACAGAGGACTTTACGTCCAAGGCTATTCTCCAACCATTCATCCAACCACAATGAACGATCTTTCCTCAGTTTTGACCGTCGATGTTCTGTCGGGAACAGAGTCGAATTCCCACAACAATGGTGAAACGTTAAAATTAATTCACGGAATTATGAACGGCGTCTCTTGGGGGATACTGTTGCCGGTGGGGGCTGTCACGGCAAGATATTTCCGGCATATGCAGGCGGCGAGACCAACCTGGTTTTACGCCCACGCCGGAATTCAATTGACGGCGTTCTTACTCGGCGCGGCAGGGTTCGGCATTGGAATACGGCTGGGAGAAATGTCGCCGGGAGTAGTTTATGGGTTTCATAGGAAACTAGGATTTGCGGCGTTGTCACTAGGTGGGCTACAGACATTGGCGCTGCTATTTCGGCCGAAGACGACGAACAAATTCAGGAAATACTGGAAATCGTATCACCATTTTGTGGGGTATAGTTGTGTGATTGTAGGAATTGTGAACGTGTTTCAAGGATTGGAGGTGATGGGTGAAGGGAGATCATATGTGAAATTGGGTTATTGCCTGAGTTTGTCGACGTTGATCGGGATCTGCGTGGCGCTGGAGGTCAATTCGTGGGTGATGTTTTGCAGGAAAGCCAAAGAGGAGAAGTTGAGGAGACAGGGGATCATTGATCATCATGATAAAGACAGTCAATCCAGCAAGAACAACATCAGTAGTTCAATTCTTCTTTAGACAGGGGATCTGAGTTTGTCTTTTGATGATTAAGCAGCTTAATTTCCAACTGAATCAGACTACagcaaaatgaaaatatttaatagaaaactACAGAAaacaatcattttaaaaaaaggcATGATATGAATATTTTGTTGGTAACTTCATTTAGCTACTATATTTGTAAGTTGAAGATCAAATCTCAATGGAAAGCTAAAGAAAAACATacttcaattataaaatataaattcatttatatttgtattttctaTCCCAAATTCAGTCAACTACAAGGAGAAGGAAAAGGAAATTAACCCACTGTTCAAATTTAATTGACATTAGAATAATTCTCACATGTCAAAATTAAAAACAGCAGCAACAACAAAGAAACAACAGTTTTCAGACAACAGTCAGAAACAATcataagaaacaacaaacaGTTTATAATCTTATCTATTGGGGGTTGGGGTATAAGTTAAGATATCACTTTAAGTTTTTCAGCTTCAgcttcaacttcttcttcttcttgctgTTGAAGGATAAGGCCATCATGGGTTGCAGCTGGGTCCAGATCCCAACAACATTCTGGCAGATCATCAGTCCTTTCTCCACCTCTAATTCGCCAACAAGGAACACGATGTGAGAATCTCAACATTTCCTTCTTCAAAACCCAACAAATGGAACCCTTATCTGGGTTCCTCCCATACACAGTCCTGTAACCATCTACTTTCACCAGTGGACTCATGCAAAccccatcttcttcatcataatCCATCATAATTTCCACCATCTCATATTGATGCCTAACTTCAGAGGGGGTCTCCCTGTTCCATTCCGATGACCAGTTCTTGTATATGGCCCATATATCTCCGCTCCTAGGATAAATTCTAAGGCATCCTCCCCGTGTTGTTTTTTCT is part of the Impatiens glandulifera chromosome 1, dImpGla2.1, whole genome shotgun sequence genome and encodes:
- the LOC124921883 gene encoding cytochrome b561 and DOMON domain-containing protein At2g04850, with the translated sequence MIHIFHLNLSLFLAFHLSPPNMNMILQLILFILFSPAVVSGHCTTTKTFQKCMTLPSQQASIAWTFHPRNSTLELVFFGTFISPTGWVGWGINPTSPEMTGTRSLIAFPDPNSGQIVLLPYILDPTVKLQRNSLLSRPLDIHLLSSSATLYGGKMATIHDGASIRIYATLRLVPNKTKIHFVWNRGLYVQGYSPTIHPTTMNDLSSVLTVDVLSGTESNSHNNGETLKLIHGIMNGVSWGILLPVGAVTARYFRHMQAARPTWFYAHAGIQLTAFLLGAAGFGIGIRLGEMSPGVVYGFHRKLGFAALSLGGLQTLALLFRPKTTNKFRKYWKSYHHFVGYSCVIVGIVNVFQGLEVMGEGRSYVKLGYCLSLSTLIGICVALEVNSWVMFCRKAKEEKLRRQGIIDHHDKDSQSSKNNISSSILL